Part of the Candidatus Omnitrophota bacterium genome, TCCCCTTATTAAGCGCATAATCGCTGGCTTTTTTATAAATAGCTATGCTTATCCTTTTTAATTTATCGGCAATATCCCCGCCTATTGCGCTTGCCACTTCTTTTTGGGTAATATTCATATCGTGGCCCGTGTCTGCTTTGGTAGAAGGGGTGAAGATAACCTCCGGCAGCTTATCCGATTCACGCAAGTCCACAGGCAACTTTATCCCGCATACTGACCCGCTCCGCTGGTACTCTTTCCAGCCTGAACCCGAGAGATAACCCCTGACCACACACTCTACAGGCAGGGGTTTTGTTTTTACCACCAACATCGAGCGGCCGGGGAGTTTGCCCTTATATTTCTGTAACTCTTTAGGATACCGGTTTATATCTGAAGTGATAAAGTGATGCGGAATAATTTCCCGGATAAAATCAAACCAGAAACAGGATAAGCCGGTTAAGACCTGGCCCTTACAGGGTATGCCGGAAGGTAAAACCACATCAAAACAAGAGATCCTATCCGTGGAAACAACCAGCAATTTATCGCCTAAATCATAAACGTCCCTTACTTTGCCGCGCTTGTAAAGTTTCAGGTCTTTAAAATCAGTAGTCAATAAAATGTCTCTAGTCATGGGATCCCAGGCGTATGCGTAAGGCCTCATATTCCTGCCACAATTCCTGCGGCAGGCTTCTTTTGAATTGTTTAAAGAACGCCTTGATGCCTTTTAATTCCTCAAGCCAGGCCTGTTTATCTATCGCCAGGAGTTTCTCCATGGCCCCGGCGGATAATTGCAGGCCGGTCATATCTATATCAGAATTGCTGGGGATATAGCCGATAGGCGTTTTTACTGCCTCTACCTTATTGTTGCAACGGTCTAATATCCATTCTAAAATTCTTAAGTTCTCTCCAAAACCCGGCCAGAGGAATTTATTTTCCGCATCGACCCTGAACCAGTTTACATGGAAAATTTTAGGGGGCTTAACCATGCGCCTGCCCATTTCTAACCAATGCCGGAAATAATCCGCCATATTATAACCGCAGAAAGGCAGCATAGCCATGGGGTCGCGGCGTACCTGGCCGATCTTTCCGACTTGCGCAGCAGTCAATTCAGAGGCCATAGCCGCTCCTAAAAATACGCCGTGCTGCCAGCTAAATGATTCCTGGACTAAAGGCGCAAGATGCGCCCGGCGCCCGCCAAAAATAATAGCGGAAATAGGTACGCCATGATGTTGCTCTATCCTGAATGAAGCAGTAGGGCAATTAGTAATGGGGGTAGTAAAACGGCTATTAGGATGTGCGCCTAAAACAACTTTCCCATGAGCATCAACTATACCCGGTTTCCAGGCCCTACCCTGCCAGTCAATGCCTCCGGAAGGAACTTCACCGTCAGCCCCCTCCCACCATACTGTGCCGTCTGGTTTTAAAAGAACATTGGTATAAATAGTATCTTTCTTGATAGTCTCAACCATATTAGGGTTGGTTTTAGAATTCGTCCCCAAGGCAACCCCAAAAAAACCCGTCTCCGGATTAACTGCCCAGAGCGAGCCGTCAGAATCAATGCGCATCCAGGCAATATCATCGCCTACTGTCCAAATACGGTAACCTTTTTTCTTCAGGCCTTCAGGGGGAACGAGCAT contains:
- a CDS encoding phosphoenolpyruvate carboxykinase (GTP), producing MIKFPTRNKKLVKWVNKMAKLCQPDEIAWIDGSEAQRKKIEEEAIAQGEIIPLNQDKLPGCFLHRTSTDDVARTEHLTFICTKRKRDAGVTNNWMSPGVAYRKAKVIFQGAMKGRTMYVIPFSMGPVGSTFSKIGIELTDSRYVVLNMLIMTRAGEAVLKQLDKDIEFTKCLHSKAQLDINKRLILHFPQDNTIWSVGSGYGGNVLLGKKCLSLRIASFLARKEKWFAEHMLIMGIEEPSGHVEYIAAAFPSACGKTNLAMLVPPEGLKKKGYRIWTVGDDIAWMRIDSDGSLWAVNPETGFFGVALGTNSKTNPNMVETIKKDTIYTNVLLKPDGTVWWEGADGEVPSGGIDWQGRAWKPGIVDAHGKVVLGAHPNSRFTTPITNCPTASFRIEQHHGVPISAIIFGGRRAHLAPLVQESFSWQHGVFLGAAMASELTAAQVGKIGQVRRDPMAMLPFCGYNMADYFRHWLEMGRRMVKPPKIFHVNWFRVDAENKFLWPGFGENLRILEWILDRCNNKVEAVKTPIGYIPSNSDIDMTGLQLSAGAMEKLLAIDKQAWLEELKGIKAFFKQFKRSLPQELWQEYEALRIRLGSHD
- a CDS encoding phosphoribosylaminoimidazolesuccinocarboxamide synthase — its product is MTRDILLTTDFKDLKLYKRGKVRDVYDLGDKLLVVSTDRISCFDVVLPSGIPCKGQVLTGLSCFWFDFIREIIPHHFITSDINRYPKELQKYKGKLPGRSMLVVKTKPLPVECVVRGYLSGSGWKEYQRSGSVCGIKLPVDLRESDKLPEVIFTPSTKADTGHDMNITQKEVASAIGGDIADKLKRISIAIYKKASDYALNKGIIIADTKFEFGIEEDKLILIDEALTPDSSRFWPSDQYQPGKPQHSFDKQFVRDYLESLDWDKTPPAPKLPPEIIEKTSQKYLEAYKRLTGKEL